In one Umezawaea sp. Da 62-37 genomic region, the following are encoded:
- a CDS encoding DUF3263 domain-containing protein: protein MDAAGALAPAEEPDDGLNGREREILAFERQWWKYAGAKEQAVKELFDMSATRYYQLLNGLIDKEEAIAADPMLVKRLRKLRTVRLRARSARRFGFEPNGVEQR, encoded by the coding sequence ATGGACGCCGCAGGGGCACTGGCGCCGGCAGAGGAGCCGGACGACGGTTTGAACGGCAGGGAACGCGAGATCCTCGCCTTCGAACGCCAGTGGTGGAAGTACGCGGGTGCCAAGGAACAAGCGGTGAAAGAGCTGTTCGACATGTCGGCCACCCGGTACTACCAGCTGCTCAACGGTCTGATCGACAAGGAGGAGGCCATCGCGGCCGACCCGATGCTCGTGAAACGCCTCCGCAAACTCCGAACGGTCCGGCTGCGCGCACGTTCGGCGCGCCGCTTCGGTTTCGAGCCGAATGGTGTCGAGCAGCGATGA
- a CDS encoding MarR family transcriptional regulator — protein sequence MADEVEDATARLFLAMGRFSRLLRRTGSPGLGPGAVSALATLTRCGPMRLGDLAQKEGVAPPTLSRIVAALVEAGYVRREPDPQDGRAWLATPTPEGEEMVSGVRSARMQELRRRMDLLSPEHQSALIAALAALEEIIAD from the coding sequence ATGGCCGACGAGGTCGAAGACGCCACCGCACGCCTCTTCCTCGCCATGGGCAGGTTCTCCAGACTGCTCCGCCGCACCGGCTCCCCTGGCCTCGGTCCAGGCGCCGTATCCGCCCTGGCCACCCTCACCCGCTGCGGCCCCATGCGCCTGGGCGACCTGGCGCAGAAGGAGGGTGTCGCCCCACCCACCCTCTCCCGCATCGTCGCCGCCCTGGTCGAGGCCGGCTACGTCCGCCGCGAACCAGACCCGCAAGACGGCCGCGCCTGGCTGGCCACCCCCACCCCGGAGGGCGAGGAAATGGTCTCCGGCGTCCGCTCCGCCAGAATGCAGGAACTACGCCGCCGCATGGACCTGCTCTCCCCGGAACACCAGTCCGCCCTCATCGCAGCCCTAGCCGCCCTAGAGGAAATCATCGCCGACTAG
- the thiS gene encoding sulfur carrier protein ThiS has protein sequence MKARVNGELRDLPDGTTVAAVLALLGAPDSGVAVAVDGEVVPRAEWQRTTVPDGGTVEVLTAVQGG, from the coding sequence GTGAAGGCACGGGTCAACGGCGAACTGCGCGACCTGCCCGACGGCACGACCGTCGCGGCGGTGCTCGCCCTGCTCGGCGCTCCCGATTCCGGTGTCGCGGTCGCCGTCGACGGCGAGGTCGTGCCGCGCGCCGAGTGGCAGCGGACGACCGTGCCCGACGGCGGCACCGTCGAAGTGCTCACCGCGGTGCAGGGAGGCTGA
- a CDS encoding dihydrofolate reductase family protein has product MSVSVSLDGYVEGPNREIDWHLVDDELHNHLNEQLGGMSGFLSGRVTHELMASYWPTADAASSSDRRGSEFWPENLDKPAASAEPVQEFWPEGGAVSRGPAISKPVAEFARIWRDMPKIVYSKTLQHADWNTTIVRDVVVEDVLALKAKPGGDLALSGADLIAEFRRHDLVDGYHVYVHPILIGAGKPLFSPTDDRAGLRHVGTRTFGNGVVLLSYERDSAS; this is encoded by the coding sequence GTGTCGGTGTCGGTATCCCTCGACGGGTACGTCGAGGGACCGAACCGGGAGATCGACTGGCACCTGGTCGACGACGAGCTGCACAACCACCTCAACGAGCAGCTCGGCGGCATGAGCGGCTTCCTGAGCGGACGCGTCACGCACGAGCTGATGGCCTCCTACTGGCCGACCGCCGACGCGGCGTCCTCGTCCGACCGCCGCGGGTCCGAGTTCTGGCCCGAGAACCTGGACAAGCCGGCCGCCAGTGCCGAGCCCGTCCAGGAGTTCTGGCCGGAGGGCGGCGCCGTCAGCCGCGGCCCGGCCATCAGCAAGCCGGTCGCGGAGTTCGCCCGCATCTGGCGCGACATGCCGAAGATCGTCTACTCCAAGACCCTCCAGCACGCCGACTGGAACACCACCATCGTCCGCGACGTCGTCGTCGAGGACGTCCTGGCCCTCAAGGCGAAGCCCGGCGGCGACCTGGCGCTGAGCGGCGCCGACCTGATCGCCGAGTTCCGCAGGCACGACCTCGTCGACGGCTACCACGTCTACGTCCACCCGATCCTGATCGGCGCGGGCAAGCCCCTCTTCAGCCCGACCGACGACCGCGCGGGCCTCCGCCACGTCGGAACCAGGACGTTCGGCAACGGCGTCGTCCTGCTCAGCTACGAACGCGACAGCGCTTCCTGA
- the thiO gene encoding glycine oxidase ThiO: protein MSALVQRVTVLGGGVIGLSVAWRVAASGCAVTVFDDGARTAGSWVAGGMLAPVTESWPGEEELLDLGSRSLALWPAFAGELGDVGLRTEGTLAVALDSADMGVLDQLAGHLRGLGREADRLTGRELRALEPGLGPRVRGGLSVPGDLAVDNRRLLSALRGACAANDVRFEPRRATPSTVDADVVVIAAGAWSGGLHPALEPVIRPVKGEILRLAARRGALPPPTRTIRAHVEGRPVYLVPTDDGLVVGATQYESGFDEAVTVGGVRDLLRDAEVVLPGIAECGLVESAAGFRSGSPDNMPVIDWLEPGVLAATGHHRNGLLLAPITAEKVLALLRGGGTR, encoded by the coding sequence GTGAGTGCCTTGGTCCAACGCGTAACCGTCCTCGGCGGCGGTGTCATCGGGCTGTCCGTCGCCTGGCGGGTCGCCGCGAGTGGTTGTGCCGTCACGGTTTTCGACGACGGCGCCCGCACCGCGGGGTCGTGGGTGGCTGGCGGGATGCTCGCCCCGGTCACCGAGTCGTGGCCCGGCGAGGAGGAGCTGCTCGACCTGGGTTCCCGCTCGTTGGCGCTGTGGCCCGCGTTCGCCGGTGAACTGGGCGACGTGGGGCTGCGCACCGAGGGGACCCTCGCCGTGGCACTGGATTCCGCCGACATGGGTGTGCTCGACCAGCTCGCCGGGCACCTGCGCGGGCTCGGCCGCGAGGCCGACCGGCTGACCGGCCGCGAGCTGCGCGCACTGGAACCCGGCCTCGGACCGCGGGTGCGCGGCGGCCTGTCCGTGCCGGGTGACCTGGCCGTGGACAACCGCAGGCTGCTGTCGGCCCTGCGCGGGGCGTGCGCGGCCAACGACGTCCGGTTCGAGCCACGTCGGGCGACACCGTCCACTGTGGACGCCGATGTGGTCGTCATCGCGGCGGGCGCGTGGAGCGGCGGGCTGCACCCCGCTCTGGAGCCGGTGATCCGCCCGGTGAAGGGCGAGATCCTGCGGCTGGCCGCTCGGCGCGGGGCCCTGCCGCCGCCGACGCGGACGATCCGCGCGCACGTGGAGGGCCGCCCGGTCTACCTGGTGCCCACGGACGACGGGCTGGTGGTGGGCGCCACCCAGTACGAGAGCGGGTTCGACGAGGCCGTGACCGTGGGCGGTGTGCGCGACCTGCTGCGCGACGCGGAGGTCGTGCTGCCCGGCATCGCCGAGTGCGGACTGGTCGAGTCGGCCGCGGGCTTCCGCTCGGGCAGCCCGGACAACATGCCCGTCATCGACTGGCTGGAACCCGGTGTGCTGGCCGCGACCGGCCACCACCGCAACGGCCTGCTGCTGGCCCCGATCACCGCCGAGAAGGTGCTCGCCCTGCTGCGTGGAGGAGGAACCAGGTGA
- the thiD gene encoding bifunctional hydroxymethylpyrimidine kinase/phosphomethylpyrimidine kinase, which produces MNTTPPRVLTIAGSDSGGGAGLQADLRTLFACGVHGMTAVTAVTVQNSLGVTGFVEMAPEVVAAQIVSVATDIGVGAAKTGMLASAGIIEAVASACDEVGIGRSGVTPFVVDPVAASMHGDQLLTDQALEAVKGLLFPRASLVTPNLDEVRLLTGISVVDRKQQREAARVLFDMGPEWVLVKGGHMWADPECLDLLFDGVEFVELPGPRYDTKHTHGSGDTLASAISSRLARGEGMVEAVEFGKEFVVRSVRAGYPLGAGVGPVSPLWRLGLGRV; this is translated from the coding sequence GTGAACACAACTCCTCCGCGGGTGCTCACCATCGCCGGGTCGGATTCCGGTGGTGGTGCGGGGCTCCAGGCTGATCTGCGCACGTTGTTCGCGTGCGGGGTGCACGGGATGACGGCTGTTACGGCTGTGACGGTGCAGAACTCGTTGGGTGTGACGGGGTTCGTGGAGATGGCGCCGGAGGTGGTGGCGGCGCAGATCGTTTCCGTGGCCACGGACATCGGGGTGGGGGCCGCGAAGACCGGGATGTTGGCGAGTGCCGGGATCATCGAGGCGGTGGCTTCGGCTTGCGATGAGGTGGGGATCGGGCGGTCGGGGGTCACGCCGTTCGTGGTGGATCCGGTGGCGGCTTCGATGCACGGGGATCAGTTGTTGACCGATCAGGCGTTGGAGGCCGTGAAGGGGTTGTTGTTCCCGCGGGCTTCGCTGGTGACGCCGAATCTGGACGAAGTGCGGTTGTTGACGGGGATTTCGGTGGTGGATCGGAAGCAGCAGCGGGAGGCGGCTCGGGTCCTGTTCGACATGGGGCCGGAGTGGGTGCTGGTCAAGGGTGGGCACATGTGGGCGGATCCGGAGTGCCTGGACCTGTTGTTCGACGGGGTGGAGTTCGTGGAGCTGCCGGGGCCCAGGTACGACACGAAGCACACGCACGGGAGTGGGGACACGTTGGCTTCGGCTATCAGTTCGAGGTTGGCGAGGGGGGAGGGAATGGTTGAGGCGGTGGAGTTCGGGAAGGAGTTCGTGGTGAGGTCGGTGAGGGCGGGGTATCCGTTGGGGGCGGGGGTTGGGCCGGTTTCGCCGTTGTGGAGGTTGGGGTTGGGGCGGGTTTGA
- a CDS encoding peptide deformylase: MAVHLIRIAGDPVLHNPTKPVEVFDDDLRTLIADMYETMAAAHGVGLAANQIGVAQRLFVYDCPDDQGVRHRGVVVNPVLETSDVPQGMPDPDDDYEGCLSAPGETFPTGRAQWAKVTGQDGDGEPLAVEGTGFFARCLQHETDHLDGYLYLDRLVGRYKREAKRMIRANEWGVPGLSWDPATSEDPFADEDED; encoded by the coding sequence ATGGCTGTTCACCTCATCCGGATCGCCGGTGACCCGGTGCTGCACAACCCGACGAAGCCGGTGGAGGTCTTCGACGACGACTTGCGGACCCTCATCGCGGACATGTACGAGACGATGGCGGCCGCGCACGGCGTGGGTCTGGCGGCCAACCAGATCGGTGTGGCCCAGCGGTTGTTCGTCTACGACTGCCCCGACGACCAGGGCGTCCGGCACCGCGGCGTCGTCGTGAACCCGGTCCTGGAGACCTCCGACGTCCCGCAGGGCATGCCCGATCCCGACGACGACTACGAGGGCTGCCTCTCCGCGCCCGGCGAGACGTTCCCGACGGGGCGCGCCCAGTGGGCGAAGGTCACCGGCCAGGACGGCGACGGCGAGCCGCTCGCGGTCGAGGGCACCGGTTTCTTCGCCCGCTGCCTCCAGCACGAGACCGACCACCTCGACGGCTACCTGTACCTGGACCGCCTGGTCGGCAGGTACAAGCGCGAGGCGAAGCGCATGATCCGCGCCAACGAATGGGGCGTCCCCGGCCTGTCCTGGGACCCGGCCACCTCCGAGGACCCGTTCGCCGACGAGGACGAGGACTGA
- a CDS encoding LytR C-terminal domain-containing protein yields MSSPESPSSSHPARAAGFALIGVALVALVIGVATLFTGGGDDVAAGPSEQPSSSAPSAGESSVPSSVSSSVSESVPVSTSAAAGSSTAVTTTSAAPGGTSTGVQPPAGEATPPGTPAGQPVGEKPPVRVYNNSTISGLAATATEDVKRSGWNVAETGNYSQGQIPTTTVYYRPGTAEEESAKALASVIQARVEARFEGIQGAHDGIIVIVTNDYKGMQNVK; encoded by the coding sequence ATGAGTTCTCCGGAATCCCCCAGTTCTTCGCACCCCGCCCGCGCGGCCGGTTTCGCGCTGATCGGCGTCGCGCTGGTCGCGCTGGTGATCGGTGTCGCGACGCTGTTCACGGGTGGTGGTGATGACGTGGCGGCAGGTCCGTCGGAGCAGCCTTCTAGCAGTGCGCCTTCTGCGGGTGAGTCCTCGGTTCCGTCGTCGGTGTCGTCGTCGGTGTCGGAGTCGGTGCCGGTTTCGACGTCGGCGGCTGCTGGTTCGTCGACCGCGGTGACCACTACTTCGGCTGCGCCGGGTGGGACGTCTACCGGGGTGCAGCCTCCTGCTGGGGAGGCGACGCCGCCCGGGACGCCTGCTGGGCAGCCGGTGGGTGAGAAGCCGCCGGTGCGGGTTTACAACAACAGCACGATCTCCGGGTTGGCCGCGACGGCCACTGAGGACGTGAAGCGGTCCGGGTGGAACGTTGCCGAGACCGGGAACTACTCGCAGGGGCAGATCCCGACGACGACCGTGTACTACCGGCCGGGGACGGCTGAAGAGGAGTCGGCGAAGGCGCTGGCGAGTGTGATCCAGGCCAGGGTCGAGGCGCGGTTCGAGGGGATCCAGGGCGCGCACGACGGGATCATCGTGATCGTGACGAACGATTACAAGGGGATGCAGAACGTGAAGTAG
- the thiE gene encoding thiamine phosphate synthase — protein sequence MPGLDGTRIRQRLATARLYLCTDARAERGDLAAFADAALAGGVDVVQLRDKGLEAKQEIAALEVLAEACARHGALLAVNDRADVAAAVDADVLHLGQDDLPVPLARRLLGDDVAIGRSTHDVPQMRAAAEEPGVDYFCTGPCWPTPTKPGRPAPGLSLVRAAAGRPEPLAGTQIRKSAGIPWFAIGGIDLSNLDVVLGAGATRIVVVRAITAAEDPKAAAQALRSQLS from the coding sequence GTGCCAGGACTCGACGGAACCCGGATCAGGCAGCGGCTCGCGACCGCTCGGCTCTACCTCTGCACGGACGCGCGCGCCGAACGCGGTGATCTCGCCGCCTTCGCCGACGCGGCGCTCGCCGGGGGCGTGGACGTCGTGCAGCTGCGCGACAAGGGGCTGGAGGCCAAGCAGGAGATCGCCGCGCTGGAGGTGCTCGCCGAGGCGTGCGCGCGGCACGGCGCCCTGCTGGCGGTGAACGACCGCGCGGACGTGGCCGCCGCCGTCGACGCGGACGTGCTGCACCTCGGCCAGGACGACCTGCCGGTCCCCCTCGCCCGACGCCTGCTCGGCGACGACGTGGCCATCGGCCGCTCCACGCACGACGTCCCGCAGATGCGCGCCGCCGCCGAGGAACCCGGCGTCGACTACTTCTGCACCGGCCCGTGCTGGCCCACCCCCACCAAACCCGGCCGCCCCGCCCCCGGCCTCTCCCTCGTCCGCGCCGCCGCAGGCCGCCCCGAACCGCTCGCGGGCACCCAGATCCGCAAGAGCGCCGGGATCCCCTGGTTCGCCATCGGCGGCATCGACCTGTCCAACCTCGACGTCGTGCTCGGCGCCGGAGCGACCCGGATCGTCGTCGTGCGCGCCATCACAGCCGCCGAAGACCCGAAAGCTGCCGCCCAAGCGCTGCGCTCCCAGCTTAGTTGA
- the thiC gene encoding phosphomethylpyrimidine synthase ThiC codes for MTALDDRSVRPSVTTGPISGSRKVYRDAGEGVRVPFRRVELTNGEHVDLYDTSGPYTDSNATIDVHSGLGELRADWLAAREPVDGAVTQLAYAKAGVITPEMRYVAVREGMNPEFVRSEVAIGRAVIPLNRNHPEAEPMIIGKKFLVKINANIGNSAVSSSIEDEVDKMVWATRWGGDTIMDLSTGRRIHETREWILRNSPVPVGTVPIYQALEKVDSDPAKLSWELYRDTVVEQAEQGVDYMTVHAGVLLRYVPMTAKRVTGIVSRGGSIMAAWCLAHHKESFLYTHFEELCEILRTYDVTFSLGDGLRPGSIADANDEAQFAELRTLGELTHVARAHDVQVMIEGPGHVPMHKIAENVRLEEEWCGEAPFYTLGPLATDIAPAYDHITSAIGAAQIGWLGTAMLCYVTPKEHLGLPNRDDVKTGVITYKIAAHSADLAKGHPGVQDWDDALSKARFEFRWEDQFNLSLDPDTARSFHDETLPAAPAKTAHFCSMCGPKFCSMKITQDVRRYAEEHGLSTVEAIEAGMDEKSAEFGDSGNRVYLPVVENS; via the coding sequence ATGACGGCACTTGACGACCGCTCTGTCCGACCGTCAGTCACCACCGGCCCGATCTCGGGCTCCCGCAAGGTCTACCGCGACGCCGGTGAAGGCGTGCGGGTGCCCTTCCGCAGGGTGGAACTGACCAACGGCGAGCACGTCGACCTGTACGACACATCCGGTCCGTACACGGACTCGAACGCGACCATCGACGTCCACAGTGGACTTGGCGAGCTGCGCGCCGACTGGCTCGCCGCCCGCGAACCCGTGGACGGCGCGGTGACCCAACTGGCCTACGCGAAGGCCGGGGTGATCACGCCGGAGATGCGGTACGTCGCGGTCCGGGAGGGCATGAACCCCGAGTTCGTCCGCTCCGAGGTGGCCATCGGGCGTGCGGTCATCCCGCTCAACCGGAACCACCCCGAGGCCGAGCCGATGATCATCGGCAAGAAGTTCCTGGTCAAGATCAACGCGAACATCGGCAACTCCGCCGTGTCGTCGTCGATCGAGGACGAGGTCGACAAGATGGTGTGGGCCACCCGCTGGGGCGGCGACACGATCATGGACCTGTCCACCGGCAGGCGGATCCACGAGACGCGCGAGTGGATCCTGCGCAACTCACCGGTGCCGGTCGGCACCGTGCCCATCTACCAGGCGCTGGAGAAGGTCGACAGCGATCCGGCGAAGCTGTCGTGGGAGCTGTACCGCGACACGGTGGTCGAGCAGGCCGAGCAGGGCGTCGACTACATGACGGTGCACGCGGGCGTGCTGCTGCGGTACGTGCCGATGACGGCCAAGCGCGTGACGGGCATCGTGTCGCGCGGCGGGTCGATCATGGCGGCGTGGTGCCTCGCGCACCACAAGGAGAGCTTCCTCTACACGCACTTCGAGGAGCTGTGCGAGATCCTGCGCACCTACGACGTCACGTTCTCGCTGGGTGACGGCCTGCGGCCCGGCTCCATCGCCGACGCCAACGACGAGGCCCAGTTCGCCGAACTGCGCACGCTCGGCGAGCTGACGCACGTCGCCCGCGCGCACGACGTGCAGGTGATGATCGAGGGCCCCGGCCACGTGCCGATGCACAAGATCGCGGAGAACGTCCGGCTGGAGGAGGAGTGGTGCGGCGAGGCGCCGTTCTACACCCTCGGCCCGCTGGCCACCGACATCGCGCCCGCGTACGACCACATCACGTCCGCGATCGGCGCGGCGCAGATCGGCTGGCTGGGCACGGCGATGCTCTGCTACGTCACGCCGAAGGAGCACCTGGGCCTGCCGAACCGGGACGACGTGAAGACCGGCGTGATCACCTACAAGATCGCGGCGCACTCCGCCGACCTGGCCAAGGGGCATCCCGGCGTGCAGGACTGGGACGACGCGCTGTCGAAAGCGCGGTTCGAGTTCCGGTGGGAGGACCAGTTCAACCTGTCGCTGGACCCGGACACGGCGCGCTCGTTCCACGACGAGACGCTGCCTGCGGCGCCGGCGAAGACGGCGCACTTCTGCTCGATGTGCGGGCCGAAGTTCTGCTCGATGAAGATCACCCAGGACGTGCGCCGGTACGCCGAGGAGCACGGTCTGTCCACTGTGGAGGCGATCGAGGCGGGGATGGACGAGAAGTCGGCGGAGTTCGGGGACAGCGGGAACAGGGTTTACCTGCCGGTGGTGGAGAATTCCTGA
- a CDS encoding S1 family peptidase, giving the protein MNVPTQADTESYSPELLQAAQRDLGLNADQARIRLANDEKSEQVESKVKAALGDKFAGAWIDSASGKLTVGTTDAAKSDTARALGADVRVVRFSQQQLAGTKATLDSMSAPASVTSWRVDETANTVVVEVNSNKRDAATEAFIASARSLSPAVTVAVTTETPTTLYDTRGGDAYYIGGSRCSIGFAVTGGFVSAGHCGSVGNATTGFNRVAQGTFRGSSFPGNDYSWVATNANWTSRPWVNRYNGTNVTITGSTSAAVGAAICRSGSTTGWHCGTVQQKNATVNYSQGSVSGLTRTNVCAEPGDSGGSWVAGTNYSQAQGVTSGGSGNCTSGGTTYFQPVGEILSAYGLTLTRG; this is encoded by the coding sequence GTGAACGTGCCAACTCAGGCCGATACGGAGAGCTACTCGCCCGAGTTGCTCCAAGCGGCCCAACGCGACCTCGGCCTGAACGCCGACCAGGCGCGCATCCGACTGGCCAACGACGAGAAGTCCGAACAGGTCGAGAGCAAGGTCAAGGCGGCACTGGGCGACAAGTTCGCGGGCGCCTGGATCGACTCGGCCTCCGGCAAGCTCACCGTCGGCACCACCGACGCCGCCAAGTCCGACACGGCCCGCGCCCTCGGCGCGGACGTCCGGGTGGTCCGGTTCTCGCAGCAGCAGCTCGCGGGCACCAAGGCGACGCTCGACTCCATGTCGGCACCGGCGTCGGTCACCAGCTGGCGCGTCGACGAGACGGCCAACACCGTCGTCGTCGAGGTCAACAGCAACAAGCGCGACGCGGCCACCGAGGCCTTCATCGCGTCCGCCAGGAGCCTCAGCCCCGCCGTCACCGTCGCGGTGACGACCGAGACGCCCACGACGCTCTACGACACCCGCGGCGGCGACGCGTACTACATCGGCGGTTCACGCTGCTCGATCGGCTTCGCGGTCACCGGCGGCTTCGTGTCCGCGGGCCACTGCGGCTCCGTGGGCAACGCCACCACCGGCTTCAACCGGGTCGCCCAGGGCACGTTCCGCGGTTCGTCCTTCCCCGGCAACGACTACTCCTGGGTCGCGACGAACGCCAACTGGACCTCGCGTCCGTGGGTGAACCGCTACAACGGCACCAACGTCACCATCACCGGTTCCACCTCGGCGGCGGTCGGCGCGGCGATCTGCCGTTCCGGTTCGACCACCGGCTGGCACTGCGGCACGGTGCAGCAGAAGAACGCGACCGTGAACTACTCGCAGGGCTCGGTTTCCGGTCTGACCAGGACCAACGTCTGCGCGGAGCCGGGTGACTCGGGCGGCTCGTGGGTCGCGGGCACCAACTACAGCCAGGCACAGGGCGTGACCTCGGGTGGTTCGGGCAACTGCACCTCCGGCGGCACGACCTACTTCCAGCCGGTCGGCGAGATCCTGTCGGCCTACGGCCTGACCCTCACCAGGGGTTAG
- a CDS encoding thiazole synthase → MDDPLIIAGREFGSRLVMGTGGAANLSVLERALVASGTELTTVAMRRMDVGGGTGVLDLLRRLGIETLPNTAGCRGAAEAVLTARLAREALGTNWVKLEVVADEKTLLPDPFELLAAAETLVDDGFVVLPYTNDDPVLAQRLEDVGCATVMPLGSPIGTGLGIRNPHNIELIVSRAAVPVILDAGVGTASDAALAMELGCSAVLLATAVTRAQDPERMAAAMRAGVEGGRLARLAGRIPQRFWAQASSPAPDTDL, encoded by the coding sequence GTGGACGATCCGCTGATCATCGCGGGCCGCGAGTTCGGCTCCCGGCTCGTCATGGGGACCGGCGGCGCGGCGAACCTCTCGGTGCTGGAACGCGCCCTGGTCGCCTCCGGCACCGAGTTGACCACCGTGGCCATGCGCCGGATGGACGTCGGCGGCGGCACCGGCGTGCTGGACCTGTTGCGGCGCCTGGGGATCGAGACGCTGCCCAACACCGCGGGCTGCCGCGGCGCCGCCGAGGCCGTGCTGACGGCCAGACTGGCACGGGAAGCCCTCGGCACGAACTGGGTCAAGCTGGAGGTCGTCGCCGACGAGAAGACCCTCCTGCCCGACCCGTTCGAACTGCTCGCCGCCGCCGAAACCCTGGTGGACGACGGCTTCGTCGTCCTGCCCTACACCAACGACGACCCCGTGCTCGCCCAACGCCTCGAAGACGTTGGCTGCGCCACCGTGATGCCGCTGGGCTCACCGATCGGCACCGGCTTGGGCATCCGCAACCCGCACAACATCGAACTCATCGTGTCCCGCGCCGCCGTGCCGGTGATCCTCGACGCGGGCGTCGGCACCGCTTCCGACGCCGCCCTGGCCATGGAACTGGGCTGCTCCGCAGTGCTCCTCGCCACCGCCGTCACCCGCGCTCAAGATCCCGAACGCATGGCCGCGGCGATGCGCGCAGGCGTCGAGGGCGGCAGACTGGCCAGGCTCGCGGGCCGCATCCCCCAGCGCTTCTGGGCCCAAGCTTCGAGCCCCGCTCCGGACACCGACCTCTGA
- a CDS encoding class III extradiol ring-cleavage dioxygenase, protein MPVLYLSHGAPPLADDKRWTEELASWSANLPRPKSILMISAHWEESPLTLGATRTVPLTYDFGGFPQRYYEVEYRAPGAPELADDVRKLISDTDRVEQEDRGLDHGAYVPLKEMFPAADIPVLQMSMPSLDPRQLFDLGRRLAPLRDQDMLIVGSGFMTHNLRGINMSLGTTATPPTWSSEFDDWASRTLAAGDVDSMLDFQRKAPAAGIAHPRTEHFAPLFVSLGASLDQSAPRTAVDGFWYGLSKRSVQFG, encoded by the coding sequence ATGCCTGTCCTGTACCTCAGCCACGGCGCTCCCCCGCTGGCCGACGACAAGCGGTGGACCGAGGAGCTGGCCTCCTGGTCCGCGAACCTGCCCCGCCCGAAGTCGATCCTGATGATCTCCGCGCACTGGGAGGAGTCGCCGCTCACCCTCGGCGCCACCCGCACCGTGCCGCTCACCTACGACTTCGGCGGCTTCCCCCAGCGCTACTACGAGGTCGAGTACAGGGCACCGGGCGCACCCGAACTCGCCGACGACGTCCGCAAACTCATCAGCGACACCGACCGCGTCGAACAGGAGGACCGCGGCCTCGACCACGGCGCCTACGTGCCGCTGAAGGAGATGTTCCCCGCCGCCGACATCCCGGTCCTCCAGATGTCCATGCCAAGCCTCGACCCAAGGCAGCTGTTCGACCTCGGCCGCCGACTCGCACCACTGCGCGACCAGGACATGCTCATCGTCGGCAGCGGCTTCATGACCCACAACCTGCGCGGCATCAACATGTCCCTGGGCACCACCGCCACACCACCCACCTGGTCCTCGGAATTCGACGACTGGGCCTCCCGGACGCTGGCAGCGGGCGACGTGGACTCCATGCTCGACTTCCAACGCAAAGCACCCGCAGCAGGCATCGCCCACCCACGCACGGAGCACTTCGCCCCGCTGTTCGTGTCACTGGGCGCCAGCCTCGACCAAAGCGCACCAAGAACAGCAGTGGACGGCTTCTGGTACGGCCTGTCCAAACGATCAGTGCAGTTCGGCTGA